The genomic window AAGGAGCTCTGCTCCCTGAAGTGGAACCCGAAAACCCCGATGCCGATGAAAGATTTGTTACCGAAGAAAACTGGGAAATTATTTTCAACGATATGCGGGACAAATTTGTTGATAAAGACTTCTTCTGGTTTATAGATGATTCAACCTTCATTGATACGGAAATAACCAAGGGATCCATCCCTGAACTCCTTGCCGATATCTACCAGGATCTGAAAGATTTCGTGATGCTATATCAAAAAAATACCCTTAACGCAAAACAAAATGCTGTAAAGAGCTGTAAAGAACTCTTTGCCAGAAACTGGGGCTATAAATCCATCCTGCTGCAGAAAGCGATACACAAAATTTTATTTATCGATTGAACCGATAAGAGGCAGATAATGTGATTGTTACAGGTTACAGGTTTCAGGTATCAGGATTCAGGCCTCAAGTAGCCAACCGTAACCTTGGACCCTCACCTTGCTCCCTGCACTTTGCCCCCTGGAACCTGCAACTTGTAACCCCCTCCCTTCTCCCCTCTCCCCTCTCCCCTCTCCCTTCTCCCTTCTCCCCTCTTTATTCTTTCTTCTCACTTTTTCCCCTGCGAATTCAAAACTTAACAAAAGATTCATAAATTTGTAACGCTTATTTAATCTAAATAACAACTAAATGACCACTCTCCGTGAGCTGAAAGAAGGCGAAAAAGGCATCATTACCAAAGTCAGAGGTAGAGGCGCCTTTCGGAGGAGGATCATGGAAATGGGCTTTGTCAAAGGAAAGGAAGTAACCGTCATTAAGTCCGCTCCACTCAAGGACCCCGTGGAATACAGGCTAATGAATTATGAAGTATCCCTCCGTAGAAGTGAAGCTGCACTCATTGAAGTTGTTACCAGCGATGATTCAATAAAGGAAGATAAAACCGGCTTATTCAATGGTATCCTACTTTCCAATGGTCTCAGGAAAAAAGTAAGGGAAAAAGAAAAAACCATTGATATAGCTCTGGTTGGCAATCCGAATTCGGGAAAAACTACACTATTCAACCTGGTTTCAAAATCCAGGGAACATGTCGGCAATTATGGTGGAGTTACAGTAGATGCCAAGATGGCCCGGTTTAAAATGGATGGTTACACATTCAATATTACCGATTTACCGGGAACCTATTCTCTTACGGACTACTCTCCGGAAGAGCTCTATGTCAGAAAACACATTTTCAGTGAAATA from Bacteroidota bacterium includes these protein-coding regions:
- a CDS encoding DUF5063 domain-containing protein, which produces MERNMEDLTQDPIFNRTVIEFLTVANDYCLFVEKAHKYKLDDILEYLQKIAPLIYLKGALLPEVEPENPDADERFVTEENWEIIFNDMRDKFVDKDFFWFIDDSTFIDTEITKGSIPELLADIYQDLKDFVMLYQKNTLNAKQNAVKSCKELFARNWGYKSILLQKAIHKILFID